The proteins below are encoded in one region of Microbispora sp. NBC_01189:
- the mtrB gene encoding MtrAB system histidine kinase MtrB, with product MARGVRRRARRLAGRLRRVWRRSLQLRVVTSTLVLSMAVVVVLGVFLMQSIYASVHKASEVSAVAESQANNATASGYLSQLSDIGDTGQDGTAPGPVGDPADTAAQALADRSGGRYDVVIYNTSMVGQGRVSGQIDPLSIPASLRADVRNSDEDHPLWHQTVTVRYIGAKQPEPALVVGAMVNGTYEIYHVFPLGDEEKTFQAVQRMLIGAGAALVLLLAGVASLVTRQVVIPVRLARQAAERLAAGRLEERLKVRGEDDLARLATSFNEMASNLAVKIHQLEELSQVQRQFVSDVSHELRTPLTTVRMAADLLYEGREDFDPSSARAAELMQNQLERFESMLADLLEISRYDAGAATLDLDPVDMRDVVLRAVGDSETLAERQATRFELRLPNEPCMAEVDSRRVERILRNLLFNAIEHGEGREIVVTLGADRDAVAVAVRDHGVGLKPGEETMVFDRFWRADPSRARTIGGTGLGLAISREDAMLHGGWLQAWGVAGEGSQFRLSLPRVAGAPLRGSPLPLVPPEVEMRRTWRGHTTPVLTPAVGAISEAGPRVRESAEAGGFDAD from the coding sequence ATCGCCCGTGGGGTCCGCAGACGCGCGCGCCGTCTCGCTGGCCGGCTCCGGAGGGTCTGGCGGCGCTCGCTCCAGCTCCGCGTCGTCACCAGCACGCTGGTGCTGTCGATGGCCGTCGTGGTCGTCCTCGGCGTGTTCCTGATGCAGTCGATCTACGCGTCGGTGCACAAGGCCAGCGAGGTGTCCGCGGTCGCGGAGTCGCAGGCCAACAACGCCACCGCGAGCGGTTACCTGAGCCAGCTCTCCGACATCGGCGACACCGGGCAGGACGGTACGGCGCCCGGCCCGGTGGGCGACCCCGCCGACACGGCGGCCCAGGCGCTGGCGGACCGCTCCGGCGGCCGCTACGACGTCGTCATCTACAACACGAGCATGGTCGGGCAGGGCAGGGTCTCCGGCCAGATCGACCCGCTGAGCATCCCCGCGTCCCTCCGGGCGGACGTCCGGAACAGCGACGAGGACCACCCTCTGTGGCACCAGACAGTGACGGTGCGCTACATCGGCGCCAAGCAGCCCGAGCCCGCCCTGGTTGTCGGCGCCATGGTCAACGGGACCTACGAGATCTACCACGTCTTCCCGCTGGGCGACGAGGAGAAGACCTTCCAGGCGGTCCAGCGGATGCTGATCGGCGCGGGCGCCGCGCTCGTGCTGCTGCTCGCGGGCGTCGCCTCGCTCGTCACCCGCCAGGTGGTGATCCCCGTACGGCTCGCGCGTCAGGCGGCGGAACGGCTGGCGGCCGGCCGCCTGGAGGAGCGGCTCAAGGTGCGCGGTGAGGACGACCTCGCCCGGCTGGCCACCTCGTTCAACGAGATGGCCTCCAACCTGGCCGTGAAGATCCACCAGCTGGAGGAGCTCTCCCAGGTGCAGCGCCAGTTCGTCTCCGACGTCTCGCACGAGCTGCGTACGCCGCTGACGACCGTCCGCATGGCCGCCGACCTGTTGTACGAGGGCCGCGAGGACTTCGACCCCTCGTCGGCGCGGGCGGCCGAGCTGATGCAGAACCAGCTCGAACGCTTCGAGTCCATGCTCGCCGACCTGCTGGAGATCAGCCGGTACGACGCGGGGGCCGCGACCCTCGACCTGGACCCCGTCGACATGCGCGACGTGGTGCTGCGCGCGGTGGGCGACTCCGAGACGCTGGCGGAGCGCCAGGCCACCCGGTTCGAGCTGCGCCTGCCCAACGAGCCCTGCATGGCCGAGGTGGACAGCCGCAGGGTCGAGCGCATCCTGCGCAACCTGCTGTTCAACGCCATCGAGCACGGAGAGGGCCGCGAGATCGTGGTCACGCTCGGCGCCGACCGCGACGCCGTGGCCGTGGCCGTACGCGACCACGGGGTCGGCCTGAAGCCGGGCGAGGAGACCATGGTCTTCGACCGCTTCTGGCGGGCCGATCCCTCGCGTGCCCGCACCATCGGCGGCACGGGTCTCGGGCTGGCGATCTCGCGGGAGGACGCGATGCTGCACGGGGGCTGGCTCCAGGCGTGGGGCGTCGCGGGCGAGGGCAGCCAGTTCCGCCTGTCGCTGCCGCGCGTCGCGGGGGCGCCGCTGCGCGGATCGCCGCTCCCGCTGGTCCCGCCGGAGGTGGAGATGCGGCGCACCTGGCGCGGCCACACCACGCCGGTCCTGACCCCCGCCGTCGGCGCGATCTCCGAGGCCGGGCCCCGCGTGCGGGAGAGCGCCGAGGCGGGCGGTTTCGATGCCGACTGA
- a CDS encoding response regulator transcription factor, producing MTRPDEAARAAGRSEPIRVLIVDDHALIRRSLELALAAEADIEVVGEAGDGQEAVELADRLMPDVVLMDVRMPKLDGIGATRKIKESVPSTRIIMLTVSDEEEDLFEAIKAGATGYLLKDVQIDEVPDAVRGVHEGQSLINPAMAAKLITEFANMSRKEAERPPQLPVPRLTEREMEVLRLVAKGMNNREIAKDLFISENTVKNHVRNILEKLQLHSRMEAVVYAVRERLLEIT from the coding sequence GTGACCCGACCCGACGAGGCGGCTCGAGCAGCCGGTAGAAGCGAGCCGATCCGTGTCCTGATCGTCGACGATCACGCACTGATCCGCCGCAGCCTGGAGCTCGCGCTGGCCGCGGAGGCGGACATCGAGGTGGTAGGCGAGGCCGGCGACGGCCAGGAGGCGGTGGAGCTCGCCGACCGGCTGATGCCGGACGTGGTCCTGATGGACGTCCGGATGCCGAAGCTGGACGGCATCGGAGCGACCCGGAAGATCAAGGAGTCGGTGCCGAGCACCCGGATCATCATGCTGACCGTCAGCGACGAGGAGGAGGACCTCTTCGAAGCGATCAAGGCGGGCGCGACCGGGTATCTGCTCAAGGACGTCCAGATCGACGAGGTGCCCGACGCGGTGCGCGGGGTGCACGAGGGGCAGTCGCTCATCAACCCGGCCATGGCGGCCAAGCTGATCACCGAGTTCGCGAACATGAGCCGCAAGGAGGCCGAGCGGCCCCCGCAGCTTCCCGTCCCCCGCCTGACCGAGCGCGAGATGGAGGTCCTGCGGCTGGTCGCGAAGGGCATGAACAACCGCGAGATCGCCAAGGACCTGTTCATCTCCGAGAACACGGTGAAGAACCACGTCCGCAACATCCTGGAGAAGCTGCAACTGCACTCCCGGATGGAGGCGGTCGTCTACGCGGTGCGTGAGCGCCTGCTGGAGATCACCTGA
- the hpf gene encoding ribosome hibernation-promoting factor, HPF/YfiA family: MEIIVKGRHTTVSDRFRDHVTSKLARIQRLDNKLIQADVEVSKESNHRQSGQRERVELTIHSRGPVIRAEACADDRFSALDIAIGKLEERLRRLADRRKIHHGKNCPPSTAELTAVMEDARGVVRTAREEPGPVAEVAAVRAAPAAPAFAEWEREPERVEDSGPIVPIEMDGDGPLIVREKFHKADPMTIDQALLEMELVGHDFYLFRDKEGGLPSVVYRRRGYDYGLLRLVEP; the protein is encoded by the coding sequence GTGGAAATCATCGTCAAGGGACGGCACACCACAGTGAGTGACCGTTTCCGTGATCACGTGACGTCCAAGCTGGCCAGAATCCAACGACTGGACAACAAGCTCATCCAGGCCGATGTGGAGGTCTCCAAGGAGTCCAACCACCGGCAGAGCGGGCAACGCGAACGGGTGGAGCTCACCATCCACTCACGTGGCCCCGTCATCCGCGCCGAGGCGTGCGCGGACGACCGCTTCTCGGCCCTGGACATCGCCATCGGCAAGCTCGAAGAGCGGCTGAGGCGGCTTGCCGACCGACGCAAGATCCACCACGGGAAGAACTGCCCGCCCTCGACGGCCGAGCTCACGGCGGTGATGGAGGACGCCCGAGGGGTGGTCCGCACCGCCCGGGAGGAGCCCGGGCCGGTCGCGGAGGTCGCGGCGGTGCGGGCGGCCCCGGCGGCCCCGGCGTTCGCCGAGTGGGAGCGGGAGCCGGAGCGGGTCGAGGATTCCGGGCCGATCGTCCCCATCGAGATGGACGGCGACGGACCACTGATCGTGCGCGAGAAGTTCCACAAGGCCGACCCCATGACGATCGACCAGGCGCTCCTCGAGATGGAGCTGGTGGGTCACGACTTCTACCTCTTCCGTGACAAGGAGGGGGGACTGCCCAGCGTCGTCTACCGGCGGCGGGGCTACGACTACGGTCTCCTCAGGCTCGTCGAGCCCTGA
- a CDS encoding ComF family protein, translating to MVPALLDLIFPPRCAGCGAWGATACPSCLARLLGEPAPRPPDPAPPGLPDCWSATAYEGAARRMILACKERGRTALVPVLAACVATCVAAWQAEAEAATERAEGPAGGSRAGAGPASGVLAGGGRAGAGPAGPGVVTWLVPVPSARAAVRRRGHDPVRAVATAAARELRERGRPAVLAPLLRQRRRVADQAGLGSLQRAANLSGAFDVDLRALEPRTLALRAPQPLGALRALWRTERADGLPGGSRADLRAAGTLGPSHSGTGRGVGFRVVLVDDVVTTGATLAEAARALRAAGVAPSAAVTIAATPRRVPYGATRRKRHIADNHGW from the coding sequence GTGGTGCCGGCGCTGCTCGACCTGATTTTCCCGCCCCGCTGCGCCGGATGCGGCGCGTGGGGCGCGACGGCCTGCCCGTCCTGCCTGGCGAGGCTGCTCGGGGAGCCGGCTCCACGACCGCCGGACCCGGCGCCGCCGGGCCTGCCGGACTGCTGGTCGGCCACCGCCTACGAGGGCGCGGCCCGCCGGATGATCCTCGCCTGCAAGGAACGCGGCCGAACGGCTCTGGTGCCGGTCCTGGCCGCCTGCGTGGCGACCTGCGTCGCCGCCTGGCAGGCCGAAGCCGAGGCGGCGACGGAGCGCGCGGAGGGCCCGGCGGGCGGGAGCCGGGCAGGAGCGGGGCCGGCGTCCGGAGTCCTGGCGGGCGGGGGCCGGGCAGGAGCGGGGCCGGCAGGTCCAGGGGTGGTGACGTGGCTGGTGCCGGTGCCGAGCGCCCGGGCCGCCGTCCGCCGCCGGGGGCACGACCCGGTGCGGGCCGTCGCGACGGCCGCCGCCCGGGAGTTGCGCGAGCGGGGCCGCCCCGCCGTGCTCGCGCCGCTGCTGCGGCAGCGCCGGCGGGTGGCCGACCAGGCGGGCCTCGGCTCGCTGCAGCGAGCCGCCAACCTCTCCGGCGCCTTCGACGTCGATCTCCGCGCCCTGGAACCCCGGACACTCGCGCTCCGCGCTCCGCAGCCCCTTGGCGCGCTCCGCGCTCTGTGGCGGACGGAGCGGGCCGACGGCCTGCCGGGGGGCTCCCGGGCGGATCTTCGCGCCGCGGGGACGCTGGGGCCGTCTCACAGCGGCACAGGGCGTGGTGTGGGGTTCCGGGTCGTCCTGGTGGACGACGTCGTCACGACCGGGGCGACGCTGGCGGAGGCGGCGCGGGCGCTGCGCGCGGCGGGCGTCGCACCGTCGGCGGCGGTGACGATCGCCGCCACCCCCCGGCGTGTCCCGTATGGCGCGACACGCCGGAAGCGCCACATTGCCGATAATCACGGATGGTAA
- the mtrA gene encoding MtrAB system response regulator MtrA, whose product MKGRVLVVDDDAALAEMLGIVLRGEGFEPSFVSDGDKALDAFRDTRPDLVLLDLMLPGADGIDVCRRIRAESGVPIVMLTAKSDTIDVVLGLESGADDYIVKPFKPKELVARVRARLRRTDEPTPEILQIGDITIDVAGHSVKRGEEAINLTPLEFDLLVALARKPRQVFTREVLLEQVWGYRHAADTRLVNVHVQRLRAKIEKDPEHPEIVVTVRGVGYKAGPA is encoded by the coding sequence ATGAAAGGACGCGTGCTCGTCGTCGACGACGACGCAGCTCTCGCCGAGATGCTCGGCATCGTCTTGCGCGGGGAGGGTTTCGAACCGTCATTCGTGTCCGACGGCGACAAGGCGCTCGACGCGTTCCGGGACACCCGGCCGGATCTCGTCCTGCTCGACCTGATGCTCCCCGGCGCCGACGGCATCGACGTCTGCCGCCGCATCCGGGCCGAGTCCGGGGTCCCCATCGTCATGCTGACGGCCAAGAGCGACACCATCGACGTGGTCCTCGGCCTGGAGTCCGGCGCCGACGACTACATCGTCAAGCCGTTCAAGCCGAAGGAACTCGTCGCCCGGGTGCGCGCCCGCCTGCGCCGCACCGACGAGCCCACCCCCGAGATCCTCCAGATCGGCGACATCACGATCGACGTGGCCGGTCACTCGGTCAAGCGCGGCGAGGAGGCCATCAACCTCACGCCGCTGGAGTTCGACCTGCTGGTCGCGCTGGCGCGCAAGCCCCGCCAGGTCTTCACCCGCGAGGTGCTGCTGGAGCAGGTCTGGGGTTACCGGCACGCCGCCGACACCCGCCTCGTGAACGTGCACGTCCAGCGCCTGCGCGCGAAGATCGAGAAGGACCCCGAGCACCCGGAGATCGTGGTCACGGTGCGCGGGGTGGGTTACAAGGCCGGCCCCGCGTAG
- a CDS encoding LpqB family beta-propeller domain-containing protein — translation MPTERRRGAVTRRLAAFAGVVLVLAGGGAGCATVPTSGPRLAQEDKTKDTLSEPYVRIIAEPPKQGASPDDIVKGFQAAMASFDDAELRIAKQYLTQGAAQRWNPRRQTRVYEGKIEPDRTQDLEHATRTTVTLKGTKVATIDSEGGYTPATGALVEPFTLVKVGAEWRIDIPPDARLLSSDDVRRAYRRVDLYYPPAIPATGLVADRVWVPIEPSRGVPETRVRRLLAGPTSSIASAVRSAFPAGTDLNRITVEGDTVVVDFTSQVDTVPVDRLDALKAQLVWTLGDLVTGRTVEIRVNGSSPGVRFRPADYHAYDPNVLTGSPQAYYMQGGRLLQYKEKGTGTPVPGAAGEQAGKFTEPAVLTQYPVSVAALVNGDGVYVAPMTPGSAWQRWIAGRNMSPPSWDRYGAVWSAEKVSAHESRVWTAVAGQPRRVEISEELSYGRIIKLRVSRDGARVAAILDDGLGTSVRVGTILRLGEQVRIDDVRTLIDSRDDQQIEDIAWQDATDLLVLSKVKSGQELTPWSVMEGRTDPDAGPIKLDSKIESIAAAPDHVIAAADEGQVISYSTDKQAWNQLAKEGATNPVYPLG, via the coding sequence ATGCCGACTGAGCGTCGCCGCGGCGCGGTGACCCGCCGCCTCGCGGCGTTCGCGGGCGTGGTCCTCGTGCTGGCCGGCGGCGGGGCGGGCTGCGCCACCGTGCCGACGAGCGGCCCCCGCCTCGCCCAGGAGGACAAGACCAAGGACACGCTCAGCGAGCCGTACGTGCGGATCATCGCGGAGCCGCCGAAGCAGGGCGCGTCGCCCGACGACATCGTCAAGGGCTTCCAGGCCGCCATGGCCTCCTTCGACGACGCCGAGTTGCGGATCGCCAAGCAGTACCTCACCCAGGGCGCGGCCCAGCGCTGGAACCCCAGGCGGCAGACCCGCGTCTACGAGGGCAAGATCGAGCCGGACCGTACGCAGGACCTCGAGCACGCCACCCGGACGACGGTGACGCTGAAGGGGACGAAGGTCGCCACGATCGACTCCGAGGGCGGGTACACCCCCGCGACCGGCGCCCTGGTCGAGCCGTTCACCCTGGTCAAGGTGGGCGCCGAGTGGCGGATCGACATCCCGCCGGACGCTCGTCTGCTGTCGAGCGACGACGTGCGGCGGGCCTACCGGCGGGTGGATCTGTACTATCCCCCGGCCATTCCGGCGACGGGGCTGGTGGCCGACCGGGTGTGGGTGCCCATCGAGCCGAGCAGGGGGGTGCCCGAGACGCGGGTCCGCCGCCTGCTCGCCGGGCCGACCTCGTCGATCGCGAGCGCGGTGCGCAGCGCCTTCCCGGCCGGCACCGACCTCAACCGGATCACCGTCGAGGGCGACACGGTCGTGGTCGACTTCACCTCCCAGGTGGACACGGTGCCGGTCGACCGCCTCGACGCGCTCAAGGCGCAACTCGTGTGGACGCTCGGCGACCTGGTGACCGGCCGTACCGTGGAGATCCGCGTCAACGGCAGCAGCCCCGGCGTCCGGTTCCGGCCCGCCGACTACCACGCCTACGACCCGAACGTGCTGACCGGTTCGCCGCAGGCCTACTACATGCAGGGCGGCAGGCTGCTGCAGTACAAGGAGAAGGGCACCGGCACCCCCGTGCCGGGCGCGGCGGGCGAGCAGGCCGGGAAGTTCACCGAGCCGGCCGTCCTGACCCAGTATCCGGTCTCGGTGGCGGCCCTGGTCAACGGCGACGGCGTCTACGTCGCGCCGATGACGCCGGGCAGCGCCTGGCAGCGGTGGATCGCCGGCCGGAACATGAGCCCGCCCTCCTGGGACCGGTACGGCGCCGTCTGGTCGGCCGAGAAGGTGAGCGCGCACGAGAGCCGCGTCTGGACGGCGGTCGCCGGCCAGCCCCGCAGGGTGGAGATCTCCGAGGAGCTGTCGTACGGGCGCATCATCAAGCTGCGGGTCTCCCGCGACGGGGCGAGGGTCGCCGCCATCCTCGACGACGGGCTCGGCACCTCTGTGCGGGTCGGCACGATTCTCCGCCTCGGCGAGCAGGTGCGGATCGACGACGTGCGGACGCTCATCGACTCGCGCGACGACCAGCAGATCGAGGACATCGCCTGGCAGGACGCCACCGATCTGCTCGTGCTGTCCAAGGTCAAGAGCGGCCAGGAGCTGACCCCGTGGTCGGTGATGGAGGGCAGGACGGACCCGGACGCCGGGCCCATCAAGCTGGATTCGAAGATCGAGTCGATCGCCGCCGCCCCCGACCACGTGATCGCCGCGGCCGACGAGGGCCAGGTGATCAGCTACAGCACCGACAAGCAGGCCTGGAACCAGCTCGCCAAGGAGGGCGCCACCAATCCGGTCTATCCCCTCGGCTGA